Proteins encoded by one window of Anaerosalibacter sp. Marseille-P3206:
- a CDS encoding GNAT family N-acetyltransferase has protein sequence MEFRLAVESDVDNIMDIIKQAQNYLKNQGIDQWQDNYPNYETIKNDIKNNNCYVLLKDNTIVGTVAAIFGEEITYKNIYNGEWLSDKEYVTIHRLAISSDYKGLGLSSIILNKIEELCISKNIYSIRVDTHEKNLSMQNFLRKAGFQYCGIIYLENDDKRIAFEKIIDKQ, from the coding sequence ATGGAATTTCGATTAGCAGTAGAATCTGATGTAGACAATATTATGGATATAATAAAGCAAGCACAAAACTATCTTAAAAACCAAGGTATAGACCAATGGCAAGACAATTATCCAAACTATGAGACAATAAAAAATGATATTAAAAATAATAATTGTTATGTATTATTAAAAGACAATACTATAGTTGGAACAGTTGCTGCTATTTTTGGAGAAGAAATAACTTATAAAAATATATATAATGGAGAATGGTTAAGTGACAAGGAATATGTGACCATTCATAGATTAGCTATATCTTCTGATTATAAAGGATTAGGATTATCATCTATAATATTAAATAAAATAGAAGAACTATGTATTAGTAAAAATATATATAGCATTAGAGTAGATACTCATGAGAAAAATTTATCTATGCAAAATTTTTTAAGGAAGGCTGGTTTTCAATATTGCGGTATTATTTATTTAGAAAATGATGATAAAAGAATAGCTTTTGAGAAGATAATTGATAAACAATAA